The proteins below come from a single Microcoleus sp. FACHB-68 genomic window:
- a CDS encoding YbhB/YbcL family Raf kinase inhibitor-like protein, translated as MKLKSHAFAVDQLIPAKYTCDGQNISPPLSWDEVPAETQSFALIVDDPDAPGGTFVHWVLYNLPAETRQLPENVSNPGGFPGKNNFDTFGYGGPCPPSGTHRYFFKLYALNDNLELEAGIEKDDLLRAMESHILATAELVGHYTRKS; from the coding sequence ATGAAACTTAAAAGTCACGCTTTTGCTGTAGACCAGTTGATCCCCGCTAAATATACCTGCGATGGGCAAAATATTTCCCCACCGCTGAGTTGGGATGAAGTGCCGGCAGAAACCCAAAGCTTCGCGCTGATCGTTGATGATCCCGATGCACCAGGGGGGACATTTGTCCACTGGGTTCTTTACAACTTGCCGGCAGAAACTCGCCAACTGCCAGAGAATGTAAGCAATCCCGGCGGCTTCCCAGGAAAAAATAATTTTGACACATTTGGTTATGGTGGCCCTTGTCCCCCAAGCGGCACCCACCGCTACTTTTTCAAACTCTACGCCTTGAATGACAACCTGGAACTCGAAGCTGGGATCGAAAAGGACGATTTGTTGAGAGCGATGGAAAGCCACATTTTGGCCACAGCAGAACTCGTAGGACACTACACCCGAAAATCTTAG
- a CDS encoding alpha/beta hydrolase-fold protein, with the protein MRSSKQAGSAATEGRLRSRPSQPTEAGIPGLHPLKLDVKRDGFLYVPKGYRPERPAPLVLMLHGAGGDAEGALNIVRSLADPYETILLAVDSRRQTWDVIMGQYGPDIAFMDRALAQTFSRYAIDPSRLAVAGFSDGASYALSVGVTNGDLFTHVVAFSPGFMSPAAQVGKPQLFISHGQRDEVLRIDRCSRRIVPVMQRAGYEVVYEEFDGPHTVPGPIAQKALEWFREASPTES; encoded by the coding sequence ATGAGAAGCTCGAAGCAAGCTGGTTCAGCTGCGACTGAAGGACGATTGCGTTCTCGTCCAAGTCAGCCCACAGAAGCCGGAATTCCCGGACTCCATCCGTTGAAGTTGGATGTTAAGCGAGATGGCTTCCTCTACGTGCCCAAGGGCTATCGCCCTGAGCGTCCCGCCCCTCTCGTCTTGATGCTACACGGTGCAGGAGGCGACGCTGAGGGCGCACTGAATATCGTTCGCAGCCTAGCAGATCCATACGAGACGATTTTGCTCGCTGTAGACTCACGCCGGCAGACTTGGGATGTGATTATGGGTCAGTATGGACCCGACATTGCCTTCATGGATCGGGCACTGGCACAGACCTTCAGCCGTTATGCCATAGATCCAAGCCGGCTGGCAGTTGCCGGCTTCTCTGATGGCGCTTCCTATGCTCTCTCGGTTGGCGTCACCAATGGCGACTTGTTTACCCATGTCGTTGCCTTCTCACCCGGATTCATGTCACCGGCAGCCCAAGTTGGCAAACCCCAATTGTTCATCTCTCACGGCCAACGGGACGAGGTTCTACGAATTGATCGATGTAGCCGTCGAATTGTACCTGTAATGCAGCGAGCCGGCTATGAGGTGGTATACGAGGAATTTGATGGGCCTCATACGGTTCCTGGGCCAATTGCTCAGAAAGCCTTAGAGTGGTTTAGAGAAGCATCCCCAACTGAGAGTTGA
- a CDS encoding tetratricopeptide repeat protein, giving the protein MQKQTLFVVSFWLLGSLPATQPPVAQAQALVAQNNNNQQLGKLLQQARELVNKGDFPTALTLYEQAANLDRKNARIFSGIGYVQARQANYEAAAEAYRQAVAIEPNNGDFQYALGFSLAQAGDNAGAAGAYRRAAQIDPKNMNALVALGVVLMRQEDYKGAENAFQKAIDLDGKYWKAYESMGLSLVRQGRHQEAIEVLQRAAGMAPRQASVKLGLGTAYLAQGNLNAARVELERAAQLEPRNADIHFQVGKIYQAQNDLARALVAYKQAITINPKSVEAQAAIGDVRLQQQDYLAAIVAYEEVIELAPENAGAYYNLALAFKGRDRQKEAKEAFEEARKLYKKQGNNEWVEKVDKMLRELKN; this is encoded by the coding sequence GTGCAAAAGCAAACTCTGTTCGTCGTCAGTTTCTGGTTGTTGGGATCGCTCCCCGCCACCCAGCCACCTGTCGCCCAAGCTCAAGCACTTGTGGCGCAAAACAACAACAACCAACAGCTGGGCAAACTTCTCCAGCAAGCCCGTGAATTAGTGAACAAAGGAGATTTTCCCACCGCCTTAACACTTTACGAACAAGCAGCCAACTTAGACCGCAAAAACGCCCGAATTTTCTCTGGCATAGGCTACGTGCAAGCGCGTCAGGCAAACTACGAAGCAGCAGCAGAAGCCTACCGGCAAGCCGTTGCCATTGAACCCAATAATGGAGATTTTCAATACGCGCTGGGATTCAGTTTAGCTCAAGCCGGCGATAATGCCGGTGCTGCCGGTGCCTATCGTCGCGCCGCCCAAATTGATCCGAAAAACATGAATGCTTTGGTGGCACTAGGCGTTGTGCTGATGCGCCAGGAAGACTACAAAGGCGCTGAGAATGCGTTTCAAAAAGCCATTGATCTTGACGGCAAATACTGGAAGGCTTATGAGTCGATGGGGTTATCGCTCGTACGGCAAGGCCGGCATCAGGAAGCAATTGAGGTGCTGCAGCGAGCCGCTGGAATGGCTCCCAGGCAAGCAAGTGTGAAGCTGGGTTTAGGCACCGCTTACTTGGCGCAAGGCAACTTAAACGCTGCGAGAGTGGAATTAGAACGAGCTGCCCAACTAGAGCCGCGTAATGCTGACATTCACTTCCAAGTTGGCAAAATATATCAAGCGCAAAATGATTTGGCTCGTGCTCTCGTAGCTTATAAACAAGCTATAACCATTAATCCCAAATCTGTAGAAGCACAAGCGGCAATTGGTGACGTTCGGTTGCAACAGCAGGATTATTTAGCAGCGATTGTGGCTTACGAAGAGGTTATTGAACTCGCTCCTGAAAATGCGGGAGCTTACTATAACCTGGCTCTAGCATTTAAAGGTCGCGATCGCCAGAAAGAAGCAAAAGAAGCCTTTGAGGAAGCCCGCAAACTCTATAAAAAGCAGGGCAACAATGAATGGGTGGAAAAAGTTGATAAAATGCTGCGAGAACTCAAAAACTGA
- a CDS encoding tellurite resistance TerB family protein, protein MGRYEVIFQSDADISEELTPEEAGVAICMMTMYADGEPSDEEIELLNSYLEGAELIEKAELDAVIEKVNGIAKREGPGPLFNAAVAATPEDVVPDIYQLALYIAAGDGTITEDEAEYAELLGEALGLSEEEMQEIIDEVFAEEEEEE, encoded by the coding sequence ATGGGCCGGTACGAAGTAATTTTTCAGAGTGATGCGGACATATCAGAGGAACTGACACCAGAAGAAGCCGGTGTTGCTATCTGTATGATGACAATGTATGCAGATGGTGAACCTTCCGATGAGGAAATTGAACTGTTAAATTCCTATTTGGAAGGTGCGGAACTGATAGAGAAAGCTGAACTCGATGCGGTTATAGAAAAAGTCAACGGCATTGCTAAGCGAGAAGGGCCGGGGCCTTTGTTTAATGCCGCAGTGGCAGCGACTCCTGAAGATGTGGTTCCAGACATTTATCAGTTAGCGCTTTATATTGCTGCCGGTGATGGAACAATTACGGAAGATGAAGCGGAGTATGCTGAACTTCTTGGTGAAGCTTTAGGGCTTTCTGAAGAGGAAATGCAGGAAATTATCGATGAAGTGTTTGCTGAGGAAGAAGAAGAAGAATGA
- a CDS encoding YbjQ family protein, translating into MIVTTTDVLQGMVIQDYLGIVTAEVVYGTNAVRDFFAGIRDIIGGRTGSYEQVFERGQRDALAELEQRAQRMGADAVIGVEIDTGTINIDGAGSLLLITATGTAVKLQR; encoded by the coding sequence ATGATTGTAACAACAACTGACGTTCTTCAAGGGATGGTCATTCAAGATTATTTGGGGATTGTAACGGCTGAAGTGGTTTACGGCACCAACGCTGTGCGAGATTTTTTTGCCGGCATTCGCGATATCATCGGTGGGCGTACCGGCAGCTACGAACAGGTGTTTGAACGTGGGCAACGGGATGCACTTGCAGAACTGGAACAACGCGCTCAGCGTATGGGTGCAGATGCGGTGATTGGCGTCGAAATAGACACCGGCACGATTAACATTGACGGAGCCGGCAGTCTGTTGCTCATTACTGCTACCGGCACCGCCGTGAAGCTACAGCGCTAA
- a CDS encoding adenylate/guanylate cyclase domain-containing protein gives MQVAPKPSNEEERLKALNEYNILDTPPEETFDDLTRLAASICGTPIALVSLIDSNRQWFKSKVGMEPLETPVEQAFCAHAILNPDEVMIVPNALEDDRFAGNPLVTSAPDIRFYAGNPLVTPDGFPIGTLCVLDRIPRELTPEQLDALQVLGRQVIAQMELRLNVSRLERQLARYQQVEAKLRASDQQVVDLLESMTDAFFALDPQWRFTYVNQKAAEILQRNADELLGQNIWETLPEMVGSMFDEQYHKAVAQQVSVSFEDFYWPTKKWFEVRAFPSYEGLSVFSHDITRRKVIEEALRYQQEQSDRLLLNILPEPIADRLKQEEDIIADSFDEVSVLFGDLVNFTQMASRISPTELVALLNDIFSIFDDLTEKHGLEKIKTIGDAYMVAGGVPLPKRDHAEAIAEMALDMQSSIEDFNIKRGTDFSLRIGINTGTVVAGVIGTKKFIYDLWGDTVNTASRMESHGAAGCIQITETTYHHIQDKYLFEDRGVISVKGKGDMQTYFIKGRRVNL, from the coding sequence ATGCAAGTGGCTCCCAAACCCAGCAACGAGGAGGAGAGACTCAAGGCGCTGAATGAATATAACATTCTCGACACGCCGCCAGAAGAAACGTTTGATGACTTAACGCGTTTAGCAGCATCGATTTGCGGCACGCCTATCGCCCTCGTCAGCCTCATTGATAGCAACCGGCAGTGGTTTAAGTCAAAAGTTGGGATGGAACCCCTAGAGACTCCTGTAGAGCAGGCTTTTTGCGCTCACGCGATTCTCAATCCCGATGAAGTGATGATCGTTCCCAATGCGTTGGAAGATGATCGCTTCGCCGGCAACCCGTTGGTGACTTCTGCGCCAGATATCCGGTTTTATGCCGGCAACCCTTTAGTGACGCCGGATGGTTTTCCGATTGGGACGCTTTGTGTGCTGGATCGGATTCCCCGCGAACTGACCCCAGAACAGCTAGACGCGCTCCAGGTTTTAGGCCGGCAGGTGATCGCTCAGATGGAGTTGCGGCTAAATGTGAGCCGGTTGGAGCGCCAACTCGCCAGATATCAGCAAGTGGAAGCAAAATTGCGAGCATCTGATCAGCAAGTTGTTGATTTGCTGGAAAGTATGACAGATGCTTTTTTTGCCCTCGATCCGCAGTGGCGATTTACCTACGTTAATCAAAAAGCTGCTGAAATTTTGCAGCGAAATGCTGATGAACTTTTGGGTCAGAATATATGGGAAACTTTGCCGGAAATGGTGGGTTCGATGTTCGATGAGCAGTACCATAAAGCGGTTGCTCAACAAGTGAGTGTGAGTTTTGAAGATTTCTACTGGCCGACAAAGAAATGGTTTGAAGTTCGAGCGTTTCCTTCTTATGAAGGTTTGTCTGTTTTTTCTCACGATATCACCCGGCGCAAGGTAATAGAAGAGGCGCTGCGCTATCAGCAAGAGCAATCGGATCGGCTGTTACTTAATATTTTACCAGAGCCGATTGCCGATCGCTTAAAGCAGGAAGAAGACATCATTGCGGATAGCTTTGATGAGGTGAGTGTTCTGTTTGGGGATTTGGTTAATTTTACCCAAATGGCTAGTAGAATTTCTCCAACTGAATTGGTTGCTTTACTGAATGATATTTTCTCAATTTTTGACGACCTGACGGAAAAGCATGGGTTAGAGAAGATTAAGACAATTGGGGATGCTTATATGGTTGCCGGTGGCGTTCCGCTACCGAAGCGTGATCATGCAGAAGCGATTGCAGAAATGGCGCTGGATATGCAATCGAGTATTGAAGATTTCAATATTAAGCGAGGCACAGATTTTTCCCTGCGAATTGGGATTAACACCGGCACGGTTGTAGCTGGGGTGATTGGCACGAAAAAGTTCATCTATGATTTGTGGGGAGATACGGTGAATACGGCTAGCCGCATGGAATCTCACGGCGCTGCCGGCTGCATTCAGATCACTGAGACAACTTATCATCACATCCAAGATAAGTATCTATTTGAAGATCGGGGGGTTATTTCTGTTAAGGGTAAGGGAGATATGCAGACTTATTTTATTAAGGGCAGACGTGTTAATTTGTAA
- a CDS encoding CHASE2 domain-containing protein produces MISKFFRRLHHKTPDLTSWGAVFIASISVTGAVLAARQLGWLQPVELAVFDRMVLRRADEGPDPRLLVVAITEDDIQTLKQSTVSDQFVAIALEKLQQYQPAVIGLDIFRDIAQGTGIDQLEVQLKKPNVIAITKMGLSNTGRLEVPPPPSVPVERIGFNDILQDADGVVRRSLLFGNLTPDTVLYSFALQLASSYLAQRGIEPQNSKSDPYLIYWGKAAFTQLQPNSGGYEKLDAQGYQVLLNYRSARNVARVVSLTQVLYGQIEPAWIKDKIVLIGYTAPSKRDLFLTPYSPSQKQEPKMAGVLVHAQMVSHILTATLGERPLFWFWPEWAEVLWVGFWAVVGGTLAWYVRHPVGLIMSVTGVVVIVFGTSFYLFTRAGWVSTATPALATLVTGGLVLAYRGYQAQQQQQMVMKLLGQNTSPEVAEALWNSRDRLLKSGKLSGQKLIATMMFTDLKDFSTISEQMPPEVLLEWLNEYLSVLSETVREHKGIINKFTGDGIMAAFGVPMVRSSDTEIAEDARHAVSCGMAFGERLKEINADWQRRGLPVVQMRVGIFTGPVVAGSLGGKERMEYGIIGDSVNIASRLESCEKDRQSSICRVLIAKETLVHIEDEFFVEHWGPLALKGKQQTVDVYRVVGRRSVSPSQ; encoded by the coding sequence GTGATTTCTAAGTTTTTTCGCCGGCTTCACCATAAAACACCGGACTTAACGAGTTGGGGGGCCGTCTTCATCGCCTCTATATCTGTAACCGGCGCAGTGCTGGCAGCGCGGCAGTTGGGCTGGCTGCAACCTGTAGAACTGGCGGTTTTCGACCGGATGGTGCTACGCAGGGCAGATGAAGGCCCAGATCCCCGGCTGCTGGTGGTCGCTATTACAGAAGATGATATCCAAACTCTTAAGCAATCAACGGTCTCGGATCAGTTCGTAGCCATAGCGCTGGAGAAATTACAGCAATATCAGCCGGCAGTCATTGGTTTAGACATCTTTCGAGACATTGCCCAAGGAACCGGGATCGATCAACTTGAGGTGCAACTGAAAAAGCCCAACGTGATCGCCATTACTAAAATGGGTCTGTCTAATACCGGCAGACTGGAAGTGCCGCCGCCACCAAGTGTGCCGGTAGAACGCATCGGGTTTAACGACATCCTGCAAGATGCAGACGGCGTTGTGCGTCGCAGTTTGCTGTTTGGCAACCTCACTCCAGACACCGTTCTTTACTCGTTCGCCTTACAGTTAGCCTCCAGCTATTTAGCACAGCGCGGGATCGAGCCTCAAAACAGCAAAAGTGACCCTTACCTCATCTATTGGGGAAAGGCAGCATTTACGCAGCTACAGCCCAATTCTGGGGGCTATGAAAAGCTGGATGCCCAAGGTTATCAGGTCTTGCTCAATTATCGATCCGCTCGCAATGTTGCACGCGTCGTCAGCTTGACGCAGGTGTTGTATGGCCAGATCGAGCCGGCTTGGATAAAAGACAAAATCGTTCTCATTGGCTACACAGCGCCAAGTAAAAGAGACCTTTTCTTGACCCCCTACAGTCCCAGCCAAAAGCAGGAACCCAAGATGGCTGGGGTATTGGTTCACGCGCAAATGGTTAGCCACATCCTCACGGCAACCCTAGGAGAACGCCCTCTGTTCTGGTTTTGGCCAGAATGGGCGGAGGTGTTGTGGGTTGGGTTCTGGGCAGTTGTTGGGGGAACTTTGGCTTGGTATGTCCGCCATCCGGTGGGGCTGATCATGAGTGTAACCGGGGTGGTTGTGATCGTGTTTGGCACCAGCTTTTATCTGTTCACCCGTGCCGGTTGGGTTTCCACCGCAACGCCGGCTTTAGCCACCTTAGTCACTGGTGGTTTAGTTCTTGCTTACCGGGGCTATCAAGCCCAACAGCAACAACAAATGGTCATGAAGCTTTTGGGGCAAAATACTTCCCCCGAAGTGGCTGAGGCGCTTTGGAACAGTCGCGATCGTTTACTCAAGTCGGGAAAGCTTTCCGGACAAAAGCTGATCGCCACCATGATGTTTACAGACCTTAAAGATTTCAGCACGATCTCAGAACAAATGCCGCCAGAAGTTTTGCTGGAGTGGTTAAACGAATATCTCAGCGTTTTGAGTGAGACGGTGCGGGAGCATAAAGGCATTATTAATAAGTTTACCGGCGATGGCATTATGGCCGCGTTTGGAGTGCCAATGGTTCGCAGCAGTGATACCGAGATTGCCGAGGATGCGCGTCATGCCGTGTCTTGCGGGATGGCATTTGGAGAACGCCTCAAGGAAATTAACGCGGACTGGCAGCGGCGGGGGTTGCCGGTGGTTCAAATGCGGGTAGGGATTTTTACGGGGCCGGTTGTTGCCGGCAGTTTGGGGGGCAAAGAGCGGATGGAATACGGCATCATTGGCGATAGTGTTAACATTGCTTCCCGGCTAGAAAGTTGCGAGAAAGACCGGCAATCTAGCATTTGCCGGGTGTTAATTGCTAAGGAAACTTTGGTTCACATTGAAGATGAGTTTTTCGTAGAACACTGGGGTCCCCTGGCTTTGAAGGGTAAGCAGCAAACGGTTGATGTTTACCGGGTGGTTGGCCGCCGGTCTGTGAGTCCAAGTCAGTAA
- a CDS encoding C1 family peptidase, whose amino-acid sequence MAKKSIASYLIERSSVKKQSIASYLVERSSGKKLRINGCLPSQKKPPKSKHYTASRFSASELPIRVDLRHYLTKVEDQGQVASCTANAIAGAYEYLAKRAMGDAGDVSRLFIYYNARKFDGIEGDAGSSITTSIRVLQEMGACTEGTWPYDPQLWDEQPYTEAYDEATRFLIEEAEEIDVHLFAMKHCLAEGYPFAFGLRLFKSFDKAGHKGGVPMPDLNHEDGREEHGNHAMLCVGYSDPYKVFVVRNSWGENWGDKGYCYIPYDYMTNPEYCRQCWTIRGVSDLDFSAGVWAEDDEDFYTYDEEEEEEYEYYYEEEEYEYEEEEESEDVENSYEEEEEEEEEEGYEEGEEEEEEEEEDEEEEEEGYEEDEEEEEEEEENEEEDYEEGEEEEEDEEEEE is encoded by the coding sequence ATGGCTAAAAAAAGTATTGCTTCCTACTTGATCGAACGTTCCAGCGTCAAAAAACAAAGTATTGCTTCCTACTTGGTCGAACGTTCCAGCGGCAAAAAACTCAGAATCAATGGTTGCCTTCCCTCCCAGAAAAAGCCACCCAAATCTAAGCATTATACAGCCAGCCGGTTTAGCGCTTCCGAGTTGCCCATAAGGGTTGATCTGCGTCATTACTTAACGAAAGTAGAAGATCAGGGACAAGTCGCTAGCTGTACGGCAAACGCGATTGCCGGCGCTTACGAATATCTAGCGAAACGCGCAATGGGAGACGCCGGAGATGTCAGCCGGCTGTTTATCTATTACAACGCCCGAAAATTCGATGGAATCGAAGGCGATGCAGGCAGCAGCATCACCACCAGCATCCGAGTGTTGCAAGAAATGGGCGCTTGTACAGAAGGCACCTGGCCCTACGATCCGCAACTGTGGGATGAACAACCCTACACTGAAGCTTACGACGAAGCGACAAGATTTTTAATCGAAGAAGCAGAGGAAATTGATGTCCATCTGTTCGCCATGAAACACTGTCTGGCAGAAGGCTATCCCTTTGCTTTTGGATTAAGGCTTTTCAAATCTTTTGATAAAGCCGGCCACAAAGGAGGAGTCCCCATGCCGGATCTGAATCACGAAGATGGTCGCGAAGAACACGGCAATCACGCAATGCTATGTGTCGGTTATTCTGACCCCTACAAAGTATTTGTGGTGCGTAACTCTTGGGGTGAAAATTGGGGAGATAAAGGCTATTGTTACATCCCCTATGATTACATGACTAATCCTGAATATTGCAGGCAATGCTGGACAATTCGGGGTGTCAGTGACCTCGATTTTAGTGCCGGCGTCTGGGCGGAAGATGATGAGGATTTCTACACCTATGATGAAGAGGAGGAAGAAGAGTACGAATACTACTATGAGGAAGAAGAATATGAATATGAAGAGGAGGAAGAGTCAGAAGACGTAGAAAACTCTTACGAAGAAGAGGAAGAAGAGGAAGAAGAGGAAGGTTACGAGGAGGGCGAAGAAGAAGAGGAAGAGGAAGAAGAGGACGAAGAGGAAGAAGAGGAAGGTTACGAGGAGGACGAAGAAGAAGAGGAAGAGGAAGAAGAGAACGAAGAGGAAGATTATGAGGAAGGGGAAGAGGAAGAAGAGGACGAAGAAGAAGAAGAGTAA
- a CDS encoding carotenoid oxygenase family protein, whose product MAVTAVDPFLQGNFAPVREEITADNLKVIGELPPELSGMFVRNGPNPQFSPIGRYHWFDGDGMLHGVQISNGKASYCNRYVRTRGYKIEHDAGKAIWSGLLEPPQPNNPHGPGKNTANTALIWHDGRLLALWEGGEPHAIELPGLETAGTYNFDGKLVSAFTAHPKVDAVTGEMMFFGYSIASRPHVKYSVVSAEGELLRTVPIELPVGVMMHDFAITENYTIFMDLPLTFRMDRMQKGQPGLMFERDRPSRFGIVPRHGDNSNIRWFESPPCFVFHTLNAYEDGDEVVLLACRMNSTSVLVSEPTPGETEGEFARLYRWRFNLKTGTVQEEALDDRPSDFPRLNEQFMGRSHRYGYTAKTAATPMPVFDGLIKYDLNSGSSETHEFGRERFGGEAVFVPHPDATDEDAGWLITFVYDAKDDVSELVVVNAQDMKSEPVARVIIPQRVPYGFHGIWVSDEQIKATV is encoded by the coding sequence ATGGCTGTAACAGCAGTTGATCCCTTTTTACAGGGCAATTTTGCGCCGGTGCGCGAGGAAATCACAGCAGATAATCTTAAAGTGATTGGCGAGTTGCCTCCTGAGTTATCTGGGATGTTTGTGCGAAATGGCCCGAATCCGCAATTCTCACCCATTGGTCGCTATCACTGGTTTGATGGGGATGGGATGTTGCATGGGGTGCAAATTAGCAACGGCAAAGCTTCCTATTGCAATCGCTATGTCCGGACGCGGGGATATAAAATTGAACACGATGCCGGCAAGGCGATTTGGAGTGGGCTGTTGGAACCGCCGCAACCGAATAATCCCCACGGCCCTGGAAAAAATACGGCAAACACGGCTTTAATCTGGCATGATGGTCGCCTTTTGGCACTTTGGGAAGGGGGAGAACCTCATGCAATTGAGTTACCCGGTTTGGAGACTGCCGGCACCTATAATTTTGATGGCAAGCTGGTTTCTGCGTTTACCGCACATCCTAAGGTAGATGCGGTAACGGGTGAGATGATGTTTTTTGGCTACTCGATCGCGTCTCGACCTCACGTCAAATATAGTGTAGTTTCAGCAGAAGGTGAACTGTTGCGAACAGTGCCGATTGAGCTGCCGGTGGGTGTGATGATGCACGATTTTGCCATCACGGAAAACTACACAATTTTTATGGATTTGCCGCTGACTTTTCGCATGGATCGAATGCAAAAAGGTCAACCTGGTTTGATGTTTGAGCGAGATCGTCCAAGCCGGTTTGGGATTGTGCCGCGTCATGGAGATAATAGCAATATTCGCTGGTTTGAAAGTCCGCCCTGTTTCGTATTTCATACCCTGAATGCCTATGAAGATGGGGATGAAGTGGTGTTGCTTGCCTGCCGCATGAATTCTACCAGTGTGTTGGTGTCAGAACCGACACCCGGTGAAACAGAGGGAGAATTTGCTCGTTTATACCGTTGGCGATTTAATCTCAAAACCGGCACTGTGCAAGAGGAAGCATTAGATGATCGCCCTTCAGATTTTCCTCGGTTAAATGAACAATTCATGGGGCGATCTCATCGCTACGGTTACACAGCAAAAACCGCAGCGACTCCGATGCCGGTGTTTGATGGTTTGATTAAGTACGATCTCAATTCTGGAAGTTCCGAAACCCATGAATTCGGACGGGAACGCTTTGGCGGTGAGGCTGTCTTTGTACCCCATCCGGATGCAACAGATGAGGATGCCGGCTGGTTGATCACCTTTGTTTATGATGCCAAAGACGATGTTTCTGAATTAGTCGTTGTCAATGCTCAAGATATGAAATCTGAGCCGGTGGCACGGGTGATTATTCCCCAGCGTGTGCCTTATGGCTTTCACGGAATCTGGGTTTCTGATGAGCAAATAAAAGCAACTGTCTGA
- the thiC gene encoding phosphomethylpyrimidine synthase, producing MRSEWIAKRHGHKNVSQMHYARQGVITEEMHYVAQRENLPADLIRAEVARGRMIIPANINHTNLEPMGIGIASKCKVNANIGASPNSSNLDEEVDKLKLAVKYGADTVMDLSTGGGNLDEIRTAIINASPVPIGTVPVYQALESVHGTIEKLTPDDFLHVIEKHAQQGVDYQTIHAGILIEHLPLVKSRLTGIVSRGGGILARWMLHHHKQNPLYTHFQDIIEIFKKYDVSFSLGDSLRPGCAHDASDAAQLAELKTLGQLTRRAWEDDVQVMVEGPGHVPMDQIEFNVKKQMEECSEAPFYVLGPLVTDIAPGYDHITSAIGAAMAGWYGTAMLCYVTPKEHLGLPDAEDVRNGLIAYKIAAHAADIARHRPGARDRDDELSRARYNFDWNRQFELSLDPERAREYHDETLPADIYKTAEFCSMCGPKFCPMQTKVDADALTELEKFLAKEPVAQG from the coding sequence ATGCGTTCAGAATGGATTGCCAAGCGGCATGGACACAAAAACGTGTCTCAAATGCACTACGCTCGTCAGGGTGTGATTACGGAAGAAATGCACTATGTCGCCCAACGGGAAAACCTGCCGGCTGACTTAATTCGGGCAGAAGTGGCGCGGGGACGCATGATTATCCCTGCCAATATTAATCACACGAATTTAGAGCCGATGGGTATTGGCATTGCCTCTAAGTGCAAAGTCAACGCAAATATTGGCGCATCGCCGAACTCTTCTAACCTGGATGAAGAAGTCGATAAGCTGAAGTTAGCGGTGAAATACGGTGCGGATACCGTGATGGATCTGTCCACCGGCGGCGGCAACTTGGATGAAATTCGCACGGCAATTATCAACGCTTCGCCGGTTCCCATCGGCACAGTGCCGGTTTACCAAGCACTGGAAAGCGTCCACGGTACGATTGAAAAGCTGACCCCAGATGATTTTCTTCACGTCATCGAAAAGCACGCCCAGCAAGGGGTTGACTATCAAACCATTCACGCCGGCATTCTGATCGAACACTTGCCTTTGGTGAAAAGCCGCCTCACCGGCATTGTCTCTCGCGGCGGTGGTATCCTCGCACGCTGGATGCTACATCACCACAAGCAAAATCCGCTTTACACCCACTTCCAGGACATCATCGAGATTTTCAAGAAATACGATGTTTCCTTCAGCTTAGGCGACTCTCTGCGTCCCGGTTGCGCTCACGATGCCTCAGATGCCGCCCAACTTGCTGAACTCAAAACCCTCGGACAACTCACCCGCAGGGCGTGGGAAGATGACGTGCAGGTGATGGTGGAAGGGCCAGGTCATGTGCCAATGGATCAAATCGAGTTTAATGTCAAGAAGCAAATGGAAGAGTGCTCTGAAGCGCCTTTCTATGTGCTAGGGCCATTGGTAACGGATATCGCTCCCGGTTATGACCATATCACCTCTGCGATTGGGGCGGCGATGGCCGGCTGGTATGGCACGGCAATGCTGTGTTATGTGACGCCCAAGGAACACCTGGGACTGCCGGATGCAGAAGATGTGCGGAATGGGTTGATCGCTTATAAAATTGCGGCTCATGCTGCGGATATTGCACGGCACCGTCCCGGCGCACGCGATCGCGATGATGAGCTTTCTCGCGCCCGTTATAATTTCGATTGGAACCGGCAATTTGAGTTATCACTTGACCCGGAACGCGCACGGGAATATCACGATGAAACATTGCCGGCGGATATCTATAAAACCGCTGAATTCTGTTCAATGTGCGGCCCCAAATTCTGCCCAATGCAGACGAAGGTTGATGCTGATGCTTTAACAGAACTTGAGAAGTTTTTGGCAAAAGAGCCGGTGGCTCAAGGTTAA